In Quercus robur chromosome 10, dhQueRobu3.1, whole genome shotgun sequence, a genomic segment contains:
- the LOC126703844 gene encoding vegetative cell wall protein gp1-like — translation MALLLTSLPSYEARKILQNPMKRNQDQVPPTFVPVPNPLSQKALASDQINVSSLLGGLDSAPHVPVPPSAPSPGTYIPSSAMTQTKNPPHPSMLHDAYHVSAPNPSTHIIPPSTTTSPNPAPLLGTPQMSPLPPSVNTAPLPQKSPLPPFVSNRGTSIP, via the coding sequence ATGGCACTTTTGCTTACTAGCTTGCCTTCTTATGAGGCAAGAAAAATCCTCCAAAATCCAATGAAGAGAAACCAAGACCAAGTCCCTCCAACATTTGTGCCAGTGCCCAATCCTCTCAGCCAAAAGGCCTTAGCCAGTGATCAAATTAATGTCTCTTCTTTACTAGGTGGACTGGATTCGGCTCCTCATGTTCCGGTGCCTCCATCAGCACCCAGTCCAGGCACCTACATTCCCAGTTCAGCAATGACACAAACAAAGAATCCTCCACATCCCTCTATGCTGCATGATGCTTATCATGTTTCTGCACCCAATCCGAGCACTCATATCATCCCTCCTTCAACTACAACGAGTCCCAACCCTGCTCCATTGCTAGGCACACCACAGATGAGTCCTCTGCCTCCCTCTGTCAACACTGCTCCATTGCCGCAGAAGAGTCCTCTACCTCCCTTTGTGTCTAACAGGGGTACTTCCATCCCCTAG